DNA sequence from the Streptomyces tsukubensis genome:
GGTCCTGCTCGTGGGTGACCCGGTCGCGCTGGTCCTGCCGGTTCTGCGCAAGCAGGATCAGCGGCGCGGCGTAGGAGGCCTGGAGCGACAGCATCAGGGTGAGGAAGATGAACGGGTACGGGTCGAACCGCAGCTCCCGCGGGGCCCAGATGTTCCACAGCACCCACAGGATGATGACCGCGGTCATCCAGACGATGAACCGGCCCGTGCCCAGGAAGCGGGCGATCCGCTCCGACAGCCTCCCGAACGCCTCGGGGTCGTACTCCGGAAGGATCGTCAGCTTCGGCACCTGCGGCATGTCGAGCCGGGCCCGGGGCCGTACCGTACGGTCCTTCGTCTCGCCCCGGTCGAGCGGGGGGCCGTAGTCGCCGCTCACCGCGCCGCCCGCCCCGGGGAGCCGTCCGCCCCGCCGCCGCGGGCGGTCGCGTCCTCGTGGAACGCGGACTCCTCGAACTCGGTCTCCCGCCAGTCCTCCGGCAGCATATGGTCGAGGACGTCGTCCACGGTCACCGCGCCCAGCAGCGACCCGCCCTCGTCCACCACCGGCGCGGCCACCAGGTTGTAGGCGGCCAGATAGCCGGCCACCGCGGGCAGCGCCGAGTCGGGGGCCAGCGGCGGCAGATCGCTGTCCACCACCGACGCGACCAGGGTGTACGGGGGCTCCCGCAGCAGCCGCTGGAAGTGGGCCGTCCCCAGATATCGGCCCGTCGGCGTCTCGTCCGGCGGACGGCAGACGTACACCTGCGCCGCCAGCGCCGGGGGCAGATCCTCCTGCCGCACCCGGGCCAGCGCGTCCGCGACCGTGGAGTCCGGCCGCAGCACGATCGGGTCCGTCGTCATCAGACCGCCCGCCGTGCGCTCCTCGTACGACAGCAGCCGCCGCACATCGGCCGCGTCGTCCGGGCGCATCAGCGTCAGCAGCCGCTCCTGGTCCTCCTCCGGCAGCTCGGAGAGCAGGTCGGCGGCGTCATCGGGGTCCATCGC
Encoded proteins:
- a CDS encoding DUF1003 domain-containing protein, whose protein sequence is MSGDYGPPLDRGETKDRTVRPRARLDMPQVPKLTILPEYDPEAFGRLSERIARFLGTGRFIVWMTAVIILWVLWNIWAPRELRFDPYPFIFLTLMLSLQASYAAPLILLAQNRQDQRDRVTHEQDREQNERSIADTEYLTREIAALRMGLGEVATRDWIRSELQDLLRDLGTGDGRRPGQPERTARPGAPGRPGVFPDRGGPGRDEGDR